Proteins found in one bacterium genomic segment:
- a CDS encoding beta-galactosidase, whose protein sequence is MRRLLLAVIALFLVCPAVAAVEPGLKSADQIKVGLDVIEKSLPSIKADLCKLEDGGQDISYPMVSYTVLSNFIGYAREDVDKNEVRRASYALTDMEWMKRKLESEISGALSGKCKLPAVPRWTGDARPVIKGSSFIAPTTTPGKAGREMRPIFFNGFGHFSEVCESVGKWTGYGTNIIQFETGPTVVFPQENKLGDPTPGILKILDEAEKARVAVNFLLSPHYFPDWMFAKYPELRKQREYFFPMCLHAPETKELLKRYVKLVVEPIKDHPALQAICISNEPRNVEEPCQYANEQFHAWLKDRHGDIATLNSRWGTSYTTFDEITVPNPFAGAEAEKPMCRWADFVRWNQDFFTAFHKMLADAVHEVAPNMPVNAKVQSATFGCASELKCGNDAYLYGTITDINGNDSNCYYSFGGGDDGYANEWLENGIYYDLQRSVKDAPVENSENHLIRDRETRYVPPEHIRTALWQEAVHGQSATTIWVWERTFDQKSDLYGSIMQRPGCARAVGIANLDLNRAAYEVTALQQAPPQVLILHDTSALIYDKEEFDRCMFRTYIALNFTGLKIGFVTERQLEAGIVPTTSVLCIPNARHISNAAFDALKKYKGHIIMLGDESLAYDEFDKPRSEKLSGDVIPFTRAGTGSKELKAALVSKMSAWNVVPNTKVVDESGNTVWGVESREAKTSNGTVVNLCNYLTTPVTVTLIHNGKPACSTEVLSGKPVSAQITLQPLEVRLLRVK, encoded by the coding sequence ATGCGCAGATTATTATTAGCAGTCATAGCGTTATTTCTTGTTTGTCCGGCTGTCGCTGCAGTCGAGCCTGGGCTAAAGAGTGCGGATCAGATTAAGGTGGGTCTGGACGTCATAGAGAAGTCGCTGCCGTCCATAAAGGCAGATCTTTGCAAGCTGGAAGACGGCGGCCAGGATATCTCATATCCGATGGTCAGCTATACCGTGCTTTCAAATTTCATTGGTTACGCAAGAGAAGATGTCGATAAGAACGAAGTCAGGCGGGCATCGTATGCTCTGACGGACATGGAGTGGATGAAGCGTAAGCTCGAATCTGAGATATCCGGCGCATTGAGCGGCAAATGCAAGCTTCCCGCCGTGCCCAGGTGGACGGGCGACGCTCGTCCGGTAATCAAAGGCAGTTCTTTCATTGCCCCGACAACGACGCCCGGTAAAGCGGGCCGCGAGATGAGACCCATATTCTTCAACGGCTTCGGTCACTTTTCAGAGGTCTGCGAGTCTGTTGGAAAATGGACGGGCTACGGCACCAACATAATTCAGTTCGAGACCGGTCCGACAGTCGTGTTTCCCCAAGAGAATAAATTGGGTGATCCGACCCCCGGCATCTTGAAAATCCTTGACGAGGCGGAAAAGGCACGGGTGGCCGTAAACTTCCTGCTCAGCCCGCATTATTTTCCGGACTGGATGTTCGCGAAATACCCTGAACTCAGAAAGCAGCGCGAATACTTTTTCCCGATGTGCCTGCATGCTCCTGAGACTAAGGAGTTGCTCAAGCGCTATGTCAAGCTGGTTGTCGAGCCGATCAAGGACCATCCTGCGCTGCAGGCAATCTGCATTTCAAACGAGCCGCGCAATGTTGAGGAGCCTTGTCAGTATGCGAACGAGCAGTTCCATGCATGGCTCAAGGACCGCCATGGTGATATCGCCACTCTGAACAGCCGCTGGGGCACCAGTTACACCACTTTCGATGAGATAACGGTCCCGAACCCGTTCGCTGGTGCTGAGGCCGAAAAGCCTATGTGCAGGTGGGCTGATTTTGTCCGGTGGAACCAGGATTTCTTCACTGCTTTCCACAAGATGCTTGCCGATGCGGTCCATGAAGTTGCACCGAATATGCCTGTGAATGCCAAAGTTCAAAGTGCCACGTTTGGCTGTGCAAGTGAGCTTAAGTGCGGCAATGACGCATATCTTTATGGCACGATCACCGATATCAACGGCAACGACAGCAACTGCTATTATTCTTTCGGTGGCGGTGACGACGGCTACGCCAACGAATGGCTGGAGAATGGCATATATTACGATTTGCAGAGGTCTGTGAAAGATGCTCCGGTTGAAAATTCCGAAAACCATCTCATTCGTGATCGCGAGACCAGATATGTTCCGCCGGAGCATATTCGCACTGCTTTATGGCAGGAGGCGGTCCATGGCCAGAGTGCGACCACAATCTGGGTCTGGGAGCGCACATTCGACCAAAAGAGTGATTTGTACGGCAGTATAATGCAGCGGCCGGGCTGCGCGCGGGCAGTGGGTATAGCGAACCTTGATCTGAACCGCGCGGCATACGAAGTAACTGCGCTGCAGCAGGCTCCGCCGCAGGTGCTGATTTTGCATGACACCAGCGCTCTTATCTATGACAAGGAAGAGTTCGACAGGTGTATGTTCAGGACGTATATAGCGCTCAATTTCACCGGCCTCAAGATAGGTTTCGTGACAGAGCGTCAGCTGGAGGCCGGTATAGTCCCGACAACATCCGTTTTGTGTATACCGAACGCCAGGCACATTTCCAACGCCGCATTTGACGCCCTAAAGAAGTATAAGGGTCACATCATAATGCTTGGCGATGAGTCTCTGGCGTATGATGAGTTCGACAAGCCCAGGTCGGAGAAACTTTCCGGTGACGTGATTCCGTTTACGAGGGCAGGTACAGGCTCAAAGGAGCTTAAAGCCGCTCTGGTTTCAAAAATGAGCGCATGGAATGTCGTTCCGAATACGAAAGTTGTGGATGAAAGCGGAAACACGGTCTGGGGTGTTGAGTCGCGTGAAGCTAAAACATCGAACGGCACGGTGGTCAATCTGTGCAACTATCTGACCACGCCCGTCACTGTCACACTCATACATAACGGCAAACCAGCCTGCTCGACTGAGGTTCTCAGCGGCAAACCTGTATCGGCGCAAATAACACTACAGCCTCTTGAAGTCCGGCTGTTGAGAGTCAAATAA
- a CDS encoding beta-galactosidase → MHRLLLIMAALCLSCSTVSYADEAKADNTQAATIKAGLQAIEDSLPPIKANLDKLKSRGQDISYPMVSYTVLQNFVGYSREETDYGDIKRAVDQLSELEWIQRKLKSDISLALAGKLKFPIVPRWTGDTRPVIKGSSFIAPTKVPGKSTRQMRPVFFNGYGHFSQVQDDIEKWPNYGINMIQFETGPMIVFPEEGKVKDVTPDLLKTLDRAKKAGVAVNLLLSPHYFPEWMFNKYPELRKQREYFLPMCLHAPECKEFLRRYVKLVVEPIKDHPALHSICVSNEPRNVEEPCKYANEEFRAWLKARHGDIATLNGLWRTSYADFDEITVPNPFNEQEAQQPMCRWVEFVRWNEEFFTAWHKMLADAVHEVAPNVPVHAKVQSFTLGASSEVKCGNDAYLYGKIFEINGNDSSNNYDFGNKDDYTDAWLSNNMYYDLQRSAKDAPVFNSENHIVEEGNATAVPAEHIRTALWQQAIHGQSATTIWLWQRAINPKTELYGNFMQRPSCARAVGITNLDLNRAAYEVTALQQTPEQVIILQSTSTATYEKGLSDSSLFRTYIALNFMGMRIGFITERQLEDGIVPKAGVLVIPNTRHLSNAAFETLKKYKGHVMMIGNSSLAYDEYDKKRSETIKGEIVPFIREQTKTKDIYRVLKTHFAVWKVGPKTTVVDEKGDSIWGVEWREAETATGRVVNLCSYLTTPVTIKLRANGKDVKAVDVLTGKAVSGVIKLKPLDVRLLKIKK, encoded by the coding sequence ATGCACAGATTACTATTGATTATGGCAGCTTTATGCTTGTCATGTTCAACTGTGTCTTATGCGGACGAGGCTAAGGCCGACAACACTCAGGCTGCCACAATAAAGGCCGGACTGCAGGCAATTGAGGACTCTCTGCCTCCCATAAAGGCCAATCTGGACAAACTCAAATCGCGCGGCCAGGATATATCTTACCCTATGGTGAGCTATACTGTGCTGCAAAACTTTGTTGGATATTCCAGGGAAGAGACCGATTACGGCGATATAAAGCGTGCTGTCGATCAACTCTCTGAGCTTGAGTGGATCCAGCGCAAACTCAAGTCTGATATATCGCTTGCTCTGGCCGGTAAGCTCAAGTTCCCCATTGTCCCAAGGTGGACAGGTGATACCAGACCTGTAATAAAGGGCAGTTCGTTCATTGCGCCCACAAAGGTTCCGGGTAAATCCACTCGTCAGATGCGACCGGTGTTCTTTAACGGCTACGGCCACTTCAGCCAGGTTCAGGACGACATCGAAAAATGGCCGAACTACGGCATCAATATGATCCAGTTCGAGACCGGTCCTATGATCGTATTTCCCGAAGAGGGAAAGGTGAAAGATGTCACACCGGACCTGCTGAAGACTCTTGATAGGGCGAAAAAGGCGGGTGTGGCGGTGAACCTCCTGCTCAGCCCGCATTACTTCCCGGAGTGGATGTTCAATAAGTATCCCGAACTCAGGAAACAGCGCGAATATTTCCTGCCTATGTGTCTGCATGCTCCCGAGTGTAAGGAATTCCTCAGACGCTATGTCAAGCTTGTTGTCGAGCCGATCAAGGATCACCCGGCCCTGCACAGCATATGCGTATCGAATGAGCCGCGCAATGTCGAGGAGCCTTGCAAATATGCAAATGAAGAATTCCGTGCCTGGCTCAAAGCTCGCCATGGAGACATCGCAACCCTAAATGGCCTGTGGAGGACAAGTTATGCCGACTTCGACGAGATAACTGTGCCGAACCCATTTAATGAACAGGAAGCCCAACAGCCCATGTGCAGGTGGGTAGAGTTTGTCCGCTGGAACGAAGAGTTCTTTACTGCATGGCACAAAATGCTTGCCGATGCGGTCCATGAGGTCGCGCCGAATGTTCCTGTGCATGCCAAGGTCCAGAGCTTTACACTTGGAGCTTCGAGCGAGGTCAAATGCGGCAATGACGCATATCTTTATGGTAAGATATTCGAGATCAACGGCAACGACAGTTCCAACAATTACGATTTTGGGAACAAGGATGATTATACGGACGCATGGCTGTCGAACAATATGTATTACGATTTGCAGAGGTCGGCAAAAGATGCCCCCGTCTTCAATTCTGAAAATCATATAGTTGAGGAAGGCAACGCAACTGCCGTGCCTGCCGAGCATATCCGCACGGCTTTGTGGCAGCAGGCCATACATGGGCAGAGTGCCACCACTATATGGCTGTGGCAGCGCGCAATCAATCCAAAGACCGAACTTTACGGCAACTTCATGCAGCGCCCATCATGCGCGAGGGCGGTCGGCATAACAAACCTTGACCTGAACCGTGCGGCCTATGAGGTCACAGCTCTTCAGCAGACTCCCGAGCAGGTAATCATTTTGCAGTCGACCAGCACCGCCACCTATGAAAAGGGTCTCAGCGACAGCAGCCTCTTCAGGACCTATATCGCGCTCAACTTTATGGGCATGAGGATAGGGTTCATCACTGAGCGGCAGTTGGAGGACGGCATAGTGCCCAAGGCCGGCGTGCTTGTTATTCCAAACACCAGGCATCTGTCGAACGCCGCTTTTGAGACACTCAAGAAGTACAAGGGCCACGTTATGATGATCGGCAACAGCAGCCTTGCATACGACGAATACGACAAAAAAAGGTCGGAGACAATTAAAGGTGAGATAGTGCCTTTCATCAGGGAGCAGACAAAGACCAAGGACATATACAGGGTGCTTAAGACACACTTTGCTGTGTGGAAAGTTGGCCCGAAGACGACGGTGGTGGATGAAAAGGGTGATTCTATATGGGGAGTGGAGTGGCGTGAAGCAGAAACTGCCACTGGCAGGGTAGTCAACTTGTGCAGCTATCTGACCACTCCCGTGACAATTAAGCTGCGCGCCAATGGAAAAGATGTCAAAGCAGTAGATGTCCTCACGGGCAAAGCCGTGTCAGGGGTGATAAAACTCAAACCTCTTGACGTGCGGCTGTTGAAGATAAAGAAGTAG